GCTGCATCATACTCATCAAGCAGCTCATCAATTATATCCAATGCATTCTGTGCTGTTCGAGCCATCCTAACTTCAATGTCATTTCTTTTAAATGACTCCAAAGCCTGATTCAAATAATACTCATTGTTGTTGATTGATTCCATTTTGATATCCTTAACCCTTTTTTTAAGTCTTTTGGTTGATGGTGAATCCTTGATGGAATCTGATCTGCTTTTAACTGTATTGAATGATTTTCTCATTGTTTCAAGTTCACTTGCTTTCATCCGCACCACCATATTTAACTAAAAATTCGGTCAAGTCAATTACTTCAATCTCATCATTTTCCAGATTAAGCTTGCAGAATGGACAAGCTGTTATCAATGTTTTACAGTTTGTGTCTTTTGCCTGTACAATTCTTGATTTTGCCATTTGCGAAGCGATTTGAGGATATGCAGATTTAACGCCTCCGCCTGCACCACAGCATAAACTGTTTTCACGAATGCTTTCCATTTCAACCAAATTAGCAACAGATTTTATAACATCACGAGGTTCATCAAAGACTTCCATATGTCTTCCCAAATGACATGAGTCATGATAAGTTACATCAAACTCCCTTTTGGAAAAGTTGAGCTTACCTTCACGAATCAAATTATTCAATAACTGTGAAATATGTATAACATTCAATCCTTCGTAATCCTCTTTGAGGGTTTTATAGCATCCTGCACAGGAAGTTAAAATAGTTTCACCCTTAAAAATCTCAGTATTTTTTTCTATCTGTTCTTGAGCTTCATTAAAAAAGCCAGTTCTAAGTAAAACAGACCCACAGCATTTTTCATCTTCCAAAATATGATAATCAACACCTGCAAGATTCAGAAGTTCTTCTGTGGCCTCCTGAATATCGGGCAACTTTTCCCTTGCAGTGCATCCTCTAAAATAAAGCATTATTCATCCTCTTCATCATCAAGAGTAATCTCATTTGAAAGAGCCACTTCTTTAACCAGCTTATTAACTTCATCATGCAGAATATCAATTCTGTTGTATAATCTGAAAATGATATAGAACAGTACTACAAAGACTACAATAATGATAAAGTCCAGTCCACGAGTTATACCGAATAAGCTTGCAAATTTTTCACTGGCTGATGGAAATATTGAAAATAAAATAACGAATAACCATAATATTGTCCATAGAATAACTGTCAATAATGATTGTTTTTCTTTGAGATACCTATAAAAGAACCATAAAATGGCCAATATTGATATTATTGGAAATAGAATTGAATATAAAAACATAATCTTCACCTAAACTGATGTTTAATCATTTGAATTAAAATCTTAAATGCTTCTGTAACATTTGTTCCTTTAGCTTGAGTTTCCGGAGTGTAAATTGTTTGAATTGGAACTTCTGCAAACGGAATATTGTTGTCATTGACTTCCCTTATAAATTCTGATGAGATAAGATAACCCCTTGCATTGATATCGATTTTTCTTAAAGCATCGATTGTTATCGCCCTAAAACCTGTTTGTGAATCGCTTACATCCACCTTGTAAAAAATTTTGGTTAAAAGATTCATGACTGCATTAGCGAAATTTCTGCTTAAAGGCATATCCTTTAGTGGTCTTACTCCTATAACCGCCTGCGCTTCACCTTTAACCAGCGGTTTTATTACATTGTCCAAATCATCTGCAGAATGCTGTCCATCTGAATCCATGCTTACAATATATTTTGGATTGAACTTCAAAACTGCATCAAATCCTGTTTGGGTTGCAACGCCCACTCCACGATTTATAATTAATGAATACACATGGATTTTATCAGGATATTTCTTTTTAGACTCTAAAACAACATCCAATGTATTGTCTGAAGAACCGTCATTTACAATAACCATATTGTATCCTTTCTCTGCAATAGATTCTAATACTGGCCGAATCCTAGTCGCTTCATTATATGCTGGAAGAACCACATATGTTGCATTTTTATCTTCCACTGTTAGTTCATATTCCATTTTAAATCACTATAATGGTCCTGCATCCTCTTTTCCTTCACGCATTCCCATTCCTGCTTCTTTTCTCATTGCTTTTCTGTGATACATCATCTTGATTAGGTTTTGTGCATGTTCACGGGCTCTGTTTTCTGCAAGCTTTGCAAGCTCAACAGGATCTTCTTCCTCATCTTCATGGACAAATACCTCTAAAATATGAGTATTGGTCATGAGCTGTGCGTTAATCAAACCTGTTGACGCTTCATGTGCACACATCTTATCCTTTTCCATGGGTCCAGGCATTCCAAGTGCCATTACAATATCACAGTTTTCTTCTTCAATGAGAATTTTAGCAGTTACTGGTAAATCTTTTACTCCAGGAACAGTTTCTCTGATTATTTTTAAATCATAAGCATTCTTTTTTAGCTCATCAATTGCAGCTGACGCCATATCAAAACGAGCAAATGTTGTATCACATATTCCAATTCTCATTTAAGTTCACCTTATGAAAAAATATGTTTTTATTAATATAAATGTTTAATTAAAAATACAAAAGTATTATGAATTATTACTGTGAGTAATACTTTAGATAATAGAATTATGAAAAAATTCTGATTTAAAAAAAAATTAGTTTTTATTAACAAATTCTAGAAACTTATCCTTAGCTTCATCAATTGTCAATGGATAATCATTATCCATATCAAAGCCTTCATTCTCAATTTTCTGGAACAATTCTGTTACAATTGGAACTTTTAAGTTAGCTTTTTCGAGAATTTCCGGCTGTGAAAAAATATCCTTTGGTGTTCCTTCAGCAATCAACAGACCATCAACTAGAACAAATACTTTCGAAGCATAATCCGGCACTAAATCAACTTCGTGAGTTGAAATTATAATAGTAATTCCTTCTTCGTTAAGCTCTTTTAACAGTTTAACCAAGTTTGTTACACCTTGAGGGTCAAGTCCAGCTGTTGGCTCATCTAAAACCATAACTTCTGGTTTCATTGCAAGAATACCTGCAATAGCCACTCTTTTCTTTTGACCACCACTTAAGTGATGAGGCGCCTTTTTCTCAAAACCACTCATACCAACACGTTCAAGAGCTTCTTCAACCCTGTCCTGAACCTCTTCCATAGATAATCCTAAGTTCAAAGGTCCAAAGGCAACATCCTCTTCAACTGTCGGCGCAAATATTTGATCATCAGGGTTTTGGAAAACAATTCCAACTTTCTGTCTGAATTTCAATAAAGACTTCTTATCATATTTTAGCTCTTCACCATCGATGAACACTTGCCCTTCATCCGGTTCATAAATTCCATTTAAATGCAGGAACAATGTTGATTTTCCAGCTCCATTTTTACCTAAAAGAGCAACCATTTCTCCTTTTTCAACTTTTAGACTAACACCTTTTAGTGCTTGATAATCAGCATTATATGAATATTTAATATTTTTAACTTCCAACATGATTAATTACTCCCTTTTTTGTGGCTCATAAATTGGCAATTCACCAGTGTAACCCCTTGAATCTAAAGAATACTGTAATGTTTCACTCTTATCTAGAGATCTTAAAAATATTGTACTTGCAAGTGCTCCTAGAGATTTAAATGAATTCCAATATGAATGATATCCTAATCTTGTTTCCTGTGCCTTTTGCATTGTATCAATTTCATTTAAGAAAATGAATATAGAATTGTACATTAAAAGTGCAATTTCAATGAAAATTTTTGGAACTTTCAAAGTAGCTAAACAATGCAAAATTTTTGCAATTGGTGTAGTTAACGCAAGAAAACCCAATAAAGGCAAACATCCGACTACTCTAAAGAAAGTGTACACACCGTAGTGCAGAGAGTCTGTTGTAACTACAATACCAAATATACCTGTTTCATAGATTACTTCACCTTTTCCAAAGAAGAATATTAAAAACAGACATGTAAGTATAACAAATGCCATTGGGATTGTGAGAAACTTAAAATATGACCTGTAATTTATCTTTGCTATTGCCAAAATCACAATTGACATTACAATGAAGATAAATATATCAAAATATAGATTATCGAGTGCTAAAGTTAAAACTAACAAGAATATTGTTAAGAACAATTTAAAATAAGGATTTGTTTCAGTTAATTCATTATGATGCGCAATATAATCCATATCAAATTTCATATTATCACTTTAAAAAAATAGAAAAAAAAATAAAAAAGAATAAAATTATTCTTCTTTACCTTGTCCTCTCCAGTAACCGAAGAAGTAACCAATGATGATTGCTCCTATAGCTGCTTGAAGAGCGAATAATAAACTTTCAATTTCTCCACTAGGTGGTTCCCAGATTGAAGAGAACCATGGTTCGAAATTGGTTGATTCAATTTGTTCACTTGCTGCATCGTCAGATCCACCAAAGTATCCATCATCTTCCCCATGACCATTATACATTGCTAATGGTGCAATGAAGATAATAGCACAAATTATTGCTAAAATTATTAATGTTGATGTTTTCATTATAATCACCTTATGCTTCGTTAGGAGCTAATGAACCAAGTTTATCTAATAATTTTGGTTTGTAAGCTTTTAATCTGTCCCAGATAATTACAGTTAAGATACCTTCTCCAACAGCTAATGGAACTTGAGTTACTGCAAAGATAACTAAGAAGTTAGTTAATGCAGTACCAAAAGTTGGTGCAGGGAATGCGAAAGCTAATTGGAATGAAGTAGCTACGTAAGTTAATAAGTCACCAATGAATGCTGCAAAGAAAATTGCAATTGTTGATGAAACATTAGCTTTGGTTAAACCTTTGTATACAATCCAAGCACAAACAGGTCCTACAATACCCATTGATACAATGTTTGCACCTAAAGTGGTTAATCCACCGTGAGCAAGTAATAATGCTTGGAAAATAAGTACAATAGTAGCAAGTACTGCGGTTACAGCAGGTCCGAATAATGCTGCACCTAATCCGTTACCACAAGGGTGAGAACAACTTCCAGTAACAGAAGGTAATTTCAAAGATGATAAGATGAACATAAATGCCCCACTTACAGCAAGTAATGCTTTAGATTCTGGGGTTTCATCTACTATTTTTTTGATTTGATAAATACCAAAAGCAACAACGATGATTGCTACAACGAACCATACAATACACCATTCTAATGGTAAGTATCCTTCCATAATATGCATAACTTTTTTCCTCCAAATTATATCAAAATGATTTGATAAAGTTCTCAATAAAAATTTAAAATATAATTAAAATTTTATAAAGTTTTATTGATAATGTTATTATATCACTTATTACATATAAATGTATAGGAAAAAGTAATAATTATTAATTAGGAACACCTAAAAATTAATTGAAATGAATAAAGAATGGAAGATAAAATGAACATAAAAAACAACTTGATTTTAGCACTTGATGTGATGAGTGAAAGCGAAGCAATAGAAATATGCGACTCAATAAAAGAATACATTGACACCATAAAAATAGGTTACCCACTTGCACTTGCAGAAGGTCTTGAAATAATAAAAAAACTAAAAGAAAAATTTGGATTTAAAGTGATATGTGACTTCAAAGTGGCCGATATAGATGCAACAAACTCCAAAATATGTGACGAAACATTCAAAGCAGGAGCAGACGCAATAATATGTCACGGTTTTGTAGGATCAGACAGTGTTCAGGCATGTCTTGATATGGCAAACAAGCACGAAAAGGAATTATTCCTACTGACTGAAATGTCACACCCAGGAGCAAAAATGTTTCTGCAAAAAAATGCAGATGCAATAGCTCAGATGGGAATTGAAATGGGAATTGTAAACTATGTCGCACCTGCAACAAGACTTGACAGATTAAGCGACATCAGAAACATTGTTGGA
This is a stretch of genomic DNA from Methanobrevibacter sp.. It encodes these proteins:
- a CDS encoding glycosyltransferase family 2 protein gives rise to the protein MEYELTVEDKNATYVVLPAYNEATRIRPVLESIAEKGYNMVIVNDGSSDNTLDVVLESKKKYPDKIHVYSLIINRGVGVATQTGFDAVLKFNPKYIVSMDSDGQHSADDLDNVIKPLVKGEAQAVIGVRPLKDMPLSRNFANAVMNLLTKIFYKVDVSDSQTGFRAITIDALRKIDINARGYLISSEFIREVNDNNIPFAEVPIQTIYTPETQAKGTNVTEAFKILIQMIKHQFR
- the ribC gene encoding riboflavin synthase, whose product is MRIGICDTTFARFDMASAAIDELKKNAYDLKIIRETVPGVKDLPVTAKILIEEENCDIVMALGMPGPMEKDKMCAHEASTGLINAQLMTNTHILEVFVHEDEEEDPVELAKLAENRAREHAQNLIKMMYHRKAMRKEAGMGMREGKEDAGPL
- a CDS encoding ATP-binding cassette domain-containing protein, with the translated sequence MLEVKNIKYSYNADYQALKGVSLKVEKGEMVALLGKNGAGKSTLFLHLNGIYEPDEGQVFIDGEELKYDKKSLLKFRQKVGIVFQNPDDQIFAPTVEEDVAFGPLNLGLSMEEVQDRVEEALERVGMSGFEKKAPHHLSGGQKKRVAIAGILAMKPEVMVLDEPTAGLDPQGVTNLVKLLKELNEEGITIIISTHEVDLVPDYASKVFVLVDGLLIAEGTPKDIFSQPEILEKANLKVPIVTELFQKIENEGFDMDNDYPLTIDEAKDKFLEFVNKN
- a CDS encoding energy-coupling factor ABC transporter substrate-binding protein, with product MKTSTLIILAIICAIIFIAPLAMYNGHGEDDGYFGGSDDAASEQIESTNFEPWFSSIWEPPSGEIESLLFALQAAIGAIIIGYFFGYWRGQGKEE
- a CDS encoding DUF2304 domain-containing protein, producing MFLYSILFPIISILAILWFFYRYLKEKQSLLTVILWTILWLFVILFSIFPSASEKFASLFGITRGLDFIIIVVFVVLFYIIFRLYNRIDILHDEVNKLVKEVALSNEITLDDEEDE
- the cbiQ gene encoding cobalt ECF transporter T component CbiQ yields the protein MKFDMDYIAHHNELTETNPYFKLFLTIFLLVLTLALDNLYFDIFIFIVMSIVILAIAKINYRSYFKFLTIPMAFVILTCLFLIFFFGKGEVIYETGIFGIVVTTDSLHYGVYTFFRVVGCLPLLGFLALTTPIAKILHCLATLKVPKIFIEIALLMYNSIFIFLNEIDTMQKAQETRLGYHSYWNSFKSLGALASTIFLRSLDKSETLQYSLDSRGYTGELPIYEPQKRE
- a CDS encoding (Fe-S)-binding protein, which encodes MLYFRGCTAREKLPDIQEATEELLNLAGVDYHILEDEKCCGSVLLRTGFFNEAQEQIEKNTEIFKGETILTSCAGCYKTLKEDYEGLNVIHISQLLNNLIREGKLNFSKREFDVTYHDSCHLGRHMEVFDEPRDVIKSVANLVEMESIRENSLCCGAGGGVKSAYPQIASQMAKSRIVQAKDTNCKTLITACPFCKLNLENDEIEVIDLTEFLVKYGGADESK
- the cbiM gene encoding cobalt ECF transporter S component CbiM, which produces MHIMEGYLPLEWCIVWFVVAIIVVAFGIYQIKKIVDETPESKALLAVSGAFMFILSSLKLPSVTGSCSHPCGNGLGAALFGPAVTAVLATIVLIFQALLLAHGGLTTLGANIVSMGIVGPVCAWIVYKGLTKANVSSTIAIFFAAFIGDLLTYVATSFQLAFAFPAPTFGTALTNFLVIFAVTQVPLAVGEGILTVIIWDRLKAYKPKLLDKLGSLAPNEA
- the pyrF gene encoding orotidine-5'-phosphate decarboxylase; translation: MNIKNNLILALDVMSESEAIEICDSIKEYIDTIKIGYPLALAEGLEIIKKLKEKFGFKVICDFKVADIDATNSKICDETFKAGADAIICHGFVGSDSVQACLDMANKHEKELFLLTEMSHPGAKMFLQKNADAIAQMGIEMGIVNYVAPATRLDRLSDIRNIVGENAFIISPGVGKQGGDGKKTLQYSNAIIVGRSIYEAENPKLACENLIKSLK